Within the Solibacillus silvestris genome, the region AAATTTCTACAAAGCGTTTTCCTTGATATAAGGGAATCTACTATATAACTAAAAAAGGGCTGCCACGAAATTTTTCATTTCTGTGATCGCCCTTTTTTTATGCTTTTGCCGTTTTAGTAGCTTCTTTTCGCGCTTTGCGACGCTCTTCCAATCTTTTTCGGTCTTCTTCTGATTGTGCGTTGTATTTTGGCAACATTAAAATTTGGTATGCATTAACGGCTACTAACGGGAATAATAAGAGTGCGACGTACACATCAATATTATCCTGTCTCCCCATCAATGCGATGATCCATTCCAAAGATGTGATAACAATCATAAAAAACAATGTTGAAATCAATACATGCGGCTTTTGCGTCATTTTGATTTTTTTTATTGCAGTCCATATAGCCGCGCCGACCAGCACTGCAAGTAAGAAGCCATAAATCAACCATTCACCTGCTGCACTTGCTCCTGGTGCAAAACGGAAAACAATAATATCCACAAGCACAATTATTATTAATAAAATCTGAATCCAATTCCAAAGTGTTAATGATCTAAATATATTGACCCCGACTTGATGTAATGTTAAATAAGCGAAAAAGCCTGCTTGTGCCATTACACTCATCGTCATCCCTAATACGACATTCCAAACTACTGCAGCAAGAAATTCTGAGATTTCTCCGTTCGCTAAGTATGGCTGGTAAAAGTCCCAACGAATAATTAACGAGGCAACTGCATTAACTAAACCACCGATTACTAATGCCCAAAAAGCAAACTTCACCCAGTTTCGTATCGTCACGAACAAATTCCCCCATTTTTTAATATATCTTGTATATTTTATCAATTTGATTTGAAAAAAGCGACCTCTCTTAAAAGATGTTACATATAATCAGTAAAATTGTGAACAATAAGCGAAAGCGCATAAATGAAGAAAGGACGTGAGAAAAGTGAAACGTTTAATCATATTAGCCTTTTCCCTCATTCTCCTTGCCGGTTGTAATGATGCCAAATCGACGACATTATCTTATGATGAAGTAAAGAAAATTATGGTCGATGCCATTCAGACAGAGGATGGGAAAAAAGCAATTCGCCAAATGTTTGAAGATAAGAATTTTCGGGAGTTGCTTATTTTAAATACCGAAGAAGTTAAAAAAGCGACTGAAGAGACAATGTTATCAAAAGATGCAATGGATTTTTGGATTAAAACATTCGAAGACCCGAAATTTAAAGAAACATTTGCAAAAAGTATGCAGGGTCAGCAGGAAGATTTAATGAAAAACCTACTGAATGACGCGAGTTACCAAGAATCTCTTACGTCTTTCTTCGGTCAGCCGGATATGCAAAAGCAGCTTGAAAGCATCATGAAAGGTGCTGTTATGCGAAAAGAGCTGGAGAAAATCGTAATGGAAACAATCGAAAATCCGCTTATGCAGACAAAATGGCAGGAGCTCATTAAGAAAAGCGGTGAAGCTTCATCCGAGAAGGGTTCTGGTTCGGGGTCTGAATCCGGATCTGGCTCAGGGAAGGATAGCGGCGGCGGTAAAGACAGCGGTGGAGGCTCATAAAAAAAACAACCAGTCGTCTCATTGGGACAACTGGTTGTTTTTTTGTTATTTATTTAATTCTGAAATAATTTCTTCAGCAATTTGTAAATAGATTTTACCTGTTGGATGCGATTCTGCATATACAGAAGGTGCGAAGTCTTCCTCTGTCCAATCTGGTTGTCCTAACGGAATTTGACCAAGTAATTTTGTGCGCAGTTCATCAGCTAGCTTCGGACCGCCGCCTTGACCAAATACGAATTCTTTTTCGCCTGATTTGCTTTCATACCAAGCCATATTCTCAATAACACCTAGGATTTCATGATTTGTTTGTAATGCCATCGCACCTGCACGGGCTGCTACGAAAGCGGCTGTCGGATGAGGTGTTGTCACAACAATCTCTTTTGAAGATGGCAGCATTTGGTGAATATCCAGTGCTACGTCTCCCGTTCCTGGTGGTAAATCCAATAGTAGATAGTCTAAATCGCCCCACTCGACATCACGGAAGAACTGGTCCAATACTTTACCAAGCATCGGTCCGCGCCAAACGATTGGTGCATTGTTTTCAACAAAGAATCCCATTGAGATAACTTTTACACCAAGACGTTCCACCGGGTAAATACGGTCATCTTTTACGACCGGCATTTCTGTTACACCCATCATGTCCGGTACAGAGAAACCATAAATATCAGCATCGATTAAACCGACTTTTTTGCCTAGGCGTGCTAGTGCAACTGCCATATTTACAGATACCGTCGATTTCCCTACTCCACCTTTACCTGAGGCAATTGAAATAAATTGTACGCTTGATAAAGGCGATAAAATATCTTGTGCTTCTGCTTCGGTCGCTTGTCCACGGAATGATTGCAGTACTTCTGCCGGTAGCTCTTCAAAACGAATCCCAACGGAAGCCGCGCCATTTTCTTTTAACACTTCAACAATTTTCATTTGAAGTGTCATTTGTTCAGGCGTATTAGTTTTTGCAATTGCAATACGAACACTAACATGCGCTTTTTCTGCTTTAATCGAAACGTTTGTTACACCTTTTGTTTCTGCTAGTGATTTATGTAAAAACGGATCTTGTAGTTCTCCTAATAGTTCTCGGACTTGTTCCTCATTTAACATATCAA harbors:
- a CDS encoding KinB-signaling pathway activation protein — encoded protein: MTIRNWVKFAFWALVIGGLVNAVASLIIRWDFYQPYLANGEISEFLAAVVWNVVLGMTMSVMAQAGFFAYLTLHQVGVNIFRSLTLWNWIQILLIIIVLVDIIVFRFAPGASAAGEWLIYGFLLAVLVGAAIWTAIKKIKMTQKPHVLISTLFFMIVITSLEWIIALMGRQDNIDVYVALLLFPLVAVNAYQILMLPKYNAQSEEDRKRLEERRKARKEATKTAKA
- a CDS encoding spore gernimation protein yields the protein MRKVKRLIILAFSLILLAGCNDAKSTTLSYDEVKKIMVDAIQTEDGKKAIRQMFEDKNFRELLILNTEEVKKATEETMLSKDAMDFWIKTFEDPKFKETFAKSMQGQQEDLMKNLLNDASYQESLTSFFGQPDMQKQLESIMKGAVMRKELEKIVMETIENPLMQTKWQELIKKSGEASSEKGSGSGSESGSGSGKDSGGGKDSGGGS
- a CDS encoding chromosome partitioning protein ParA, producing MLNEEQVRELLGELQDPFLHKSLAETKGVTNVSIKAEKAHVSVRIAIAKTNTPEQMTLQMKIVEVLKENGAASVGIRFEELPAEVLQSFRGQATEAEAQDILSPLSSVQFISIASGKGGVGKSTVSVNMAVALARLGKKVGLIDADIYGFSVPDMMGVTEMPVVKDDRIYPVERLGVKVISMGFFVENNAPIVWRGPMLGKVLDQFFRDVEWGDLDYLLLDLPPGTGDVALDIHQMLPSSKEIVVTTPHPTAAFVAARAGAMALQTNHEILGVIENMAWYESKSGEKEFVFGQGGGPKLADELRTKLLGQIPLGQPDWTEEDFAPSVYAESHPTGKIYLQIAEEIISELNK